Part of the Salinigranum rubrum genome is shown below.
ACGGCGCGTACGCCTCGGAGCGCTCGATTTCTTCCTCGTCGGCCTCCTCCGCGGCCCGCTGGTTGAACTGGGTGTCGACCGGGCCGGGTTCGATGAGGACGACGTCGATTCCCTTGTCCTCGACTTCGACGCGGAGCGCGTCGCTCATGGCTTCGAGCGCGAACTTCGAGGCGCAGTAGACGCCGCCGCCGGGGAAGGAGAGTCGCCCGGCGACGCTGGAGACGTTGACGATGGTCCCCGACTCCTGCTCGCGCATGTGGGGGAGGACGGCGCGAGTCAGTCGGTGGGGGCCGTAGACGTTGGCGTCGAACTGCTCGTGGACCTTGTCGGTGGGCACGTCCTCGATGGGACCGAACTGCGCGTAGCCCGCGTTGTTGACGAGGCAGTCGATGCGGCCGTGCTCGTCGACGATGCGGGAGACGACGCGCTCGACGTCCTCGGGGTCGGTGACGTCGAGCGTGGAGATGTCGCAGCCGCGGTCGCCCAGCGTCTCGATGTCGGCGGGGTTGCGGGCGGTGGCGTACACCTCCCACTCCTCGTCGAGGAAGGCGAGCGCCGTCGCGCGGCCGATTCCTGACGAACAACCGGTGATGAGGACCGTCTTGGGGTGCACGCCGGTACGTCGGAACGCGGACGGTTAAGTGCCACCGATTGCGGAGGTTCTGCAGGGCTGTTCAGGTGTACTCGGCTTTCACCTCGGCCGCGTACTGGTCTGCGAGGCGCGTGGGTTCGGGGAGTTTGTACCCGTCACAGCAGCGGAGCACGAGGTCGGCGGCGGTCTCGGCCGAGACCCGGTGGCCGGGGCTGACGTAGAGCGGATTGATCTTCCGAGACGACTCGTACTGTCTCGACTGGACGGCGTAGCCGATGACGCGGCCGTCGGGCACGTCGACGTCGCTGTCGGCGAGAATCGGCGTGCGCCACCCCTCTGGTCGGCCGTCGACCGACTCGCGGGGGCGACCACAGAGCAGCGACTTCGCGACGCCCACGCTCGGGCGGTCGAAGACGACGCCCATGTGCGTCGCGAGGCCGGCCTGTCGGTAGTGAATCCGGCCGCTCCCGTCGAAGACGAGCAGGTCCGGGTTCGTCTGCACCCGTTCGAGCGCGTCGACGATGGGGCCGCCCTCGCGGAACGAGAGCAATCCAGGGATGTACGGAATCGACAGCTCAGAGACGGCGTGTGCGCGTTCGACGACCTCACCACCCTGGAGGCAGACGACGGCGCTGACGGCCGCGTCGTCGAGGAACGCCTGGTCGACGCCGGCGACGACTGGGGCGTCCGGTCCAGAGGGTCCCCCCCGCTCGCCCCCGAGCGTCGTCTGTTCGTCGTCACCGCGCCCGACGCGGGTCGGGTCGAACGTGAACGCGTCGTCGAAGGTGGCCGCCTCGGCGACCCGGCGCTGGAGGGCCTCCATCTCCTCGCGCGTCGCGGTGGGGTCGGGGAGGTACTGGGGGTAGCGCGGCTCCATGGTTCAGAACCGACCGCGACCCGGTCCTCCCGCTCCCCCACCGCCGCCGCCGCCGAACTGCAGCGACTTGGGGACGCCGACCCGTCCCTTGACCCGGCCGCCGTAGGCCAATCCCACGAGGAGGCCGACGAGGTGAGCGAAGTGGGCGACGTTGCCGCCGAGCGCGCCGACGCCGTTCGCGGCACCGAACCCGGCCCAGAGGCTGAACGCCGCGAAGCCGAAGGTGAGCACCCACAGCGGCATGGGGATGATGAAGTAGAGGTACACCTTCAGGTTCGGGTTCAACACGGTGAGGACGCCGAGAACGCCCATGATGGCGCCCGAGGCGCCGACGACGCCGGGACCCGCCGCGCCCTCCGTCAGGAGCGTCGTCCCGACCTGTGCGAGGCCCGCCAGGACGCCCGCGCCGAAAAAGAGCGCCGTGAACCGCCTGGTGTTGAGGTAGCGCTCGACGACGGGGCCGAAGAAGTACAGCGCGATGCTGTTGAACGCGATGTGGGTGAAGCCGCCGTGTGCGAAGATAGAGGTCACCCAGGTCCACACGTACTCGATGTTCCCAGGGCTGAGAACGAACACGGTGCGGTAGAGAGCGGGGCTCAGACCGAGTAACTGAAAGAGGAGCTGCAACGCGAAGGTGACCCACATCAGACCGAGGAACAGGTAGCTCATGTTCCCGCGGAAGTACCCGAGCGGCCCGCCGGTCGACGTCACCCGGTCGAGGACGCCCTTCGAACGACTCCCACGCTTTTCGACCGAGTCGTCGAAGTCGCTCTCGAAGACGCCGGAGGGGTCGTCCCAGTCGTTCAGGCCGGGACAGTCGTGGTTCTCCGGGAGGCGGTGTTCCCCGCAGAACGTGCGTCCACAGCGCCGACACTGGTACGGCAAGTTCTCGTGCTTGCCGCACGCGTCACACTTCGCCATTACCCACGCCTAATAGCGTGGTGCTAAAAGGGGTTGCCCTCCTGCGCACGGGAAGTACAACGCGGCGGTTTACGTCTCGTCGGTGTCGGCGGCCGACCGGTCGTCCTCGTCGAGTGCCGGGGCGGGCACGACGGTCCGGTGGTCGATGCCGACGCGGGGTCGTCTCGAACTCATCTCACCATCGGCTACGTCCTCTCCCCGCAAAAAATTACCCATGCGCATAATTTATTGGCCGGCAACCCGGTATAACCGAGACACATACGGGTTCTGCCCACAGCGCTCGTCGAGGACCCCGCGGGCCGTCGCCG
Proteins encoded:
- a CDS encoding rhomboid family intramembrane serine protease; translation: MAKCDACGKHENLPYQCRRCGRTFCGEHRLPENHDCPGLNDWDDPSGVFESDFDDSVEKRGSRSKGVLDRVTSTGGPLGYFRGNMSYLFLGLMWVTFALQLLFQLLGLSPALYRTVFVLSPGNIEYVWTWVTSIFAHGGFTHIAFNSIALYFFGPVVERYLNTRRFTALFFGAGVLAGLAQVGTTLLTEGAAGPGVVGASGAIMGVLGVLTVLNPNLKVYLYFIIPMPLWVLTFGFAAFSLWAGFGAANGVGALGGNVAHFAHLVGLLVGLAYGGRVKGRVGVPKSLQFGGGGGGGAGGPGRGRF
- a CDS encoding endonuclease V yields the protein MEPRYPQYLPDPTATREEMEALQRRVAEAATFDDAFTFDPTRVGRGDDEQTTLGGERGGPSGPDAPVVAGVDQAFLDDAAVSAVVCLQGGEVVERAHAVSELSIPYIPGLLSFREGGPIVDALERVQTNPDLLVFDGSGRIHYRQAGLATHMGVVFDRPSVGVAKSLLCGRPRESVDGRPEGWRTPILADSDVDVPDGRVIGYAVQSRQYESSRKINPLYVSPGHRVSAETAADLVLRCCDGYKLPEPTRLADQYAAEVKAEYT
- a CDS encoding SDR family oxidoreductase, whose translation is MHPKTVLITGCSSGIGRATALAFLDEEWEVYATARNPADIETLGDRGCDISTLDVTDPEDVERVVSRIVDEHGRIDCLVNNAGYAQFGPIEDVPTDKVHEQFDANVYGPHRLTRAVLPHMREQESGTIVNVSSVAGRLSFPGGGVYCASKFALEAMSDALRVEVEDKGIDVVLIEPGPVDTQFNQRAAEEADEEEIERSEAYAPFYKAFDDAQAVGEGGFWEEPPERVAEDIVNAASATKPAARYPVGTVASIAVLGRFVPDSLRDSAFGLLRKLS